The Vanessa atalanta chromosome 24, ilVanAtal1.2, whole genome shotgun sequence genome has a segment encoding these proteins:
- the LOC125073573 gene encoding coiled-coil domain-containing protein 102A — protein MAQSSHGGSHRRSRDHDGSSMRYTNTDWEAKEALYQRELDEARARATQMEKTMRWWSDCTSNWREKWSKVRNERNKAREEAKQFKNKIDVMSKELAALRTEKADLEQQLIELKRDNEKLLTIGESRIVAGDFNAEDGVELRRKNVGYVSPNEPPMRQRASLDSHKFSNVDNALANKLSEMRLRLDETTKSLQCEKDQKAFLLAKIENLTAELHNTKMELTHNDRTLGSDSSHSEVEKLQNELQDEIAAKQVLEEKIAEYKMEVERLKSENNIQWSKRELLETESIAILRENKKLYSQVCELREQIHKLNRISDGSAYGIPFTDHNNSRLDSNVLYVRKTSVSPRSHESSNGSSEANLAHYETKTNTSGEDDELAIVERSENV, from the coding sequence ATGGCGCAAAGTTCACATGGAGGGAGTCACCGGCGCAGTCGAGACCACGATGGGAGTTCAATGCGATACACAAACACCGATTGGGAAGCGAAAGAAGCCCTTTATCAGCGAGAACTGGACGAGGCACGAGCGCGGGCCACGCAGATGGAGAAAACAATGCGCTGGTGGTCAGATTGTACATCCAATTGGAGGGAAAAATGGAGTAAGGTACGTAACGAACGCAACAAAGCTAGGGAGGAAGCcaaacagtttaaaaataaaattgacgtcATGTCCAAAGAATTAGCAGCACTACGAACTGAGAAAGCCGATCTCGAACAGCAGTTAATAGAACTCAAACGAGACAATGAAAAACTTCTGACAATAGGTGAGAGTAGGATAGTAGCTGGCGACTTTAATGCCGAAGACGGTGTCGAACTCAGAAGAAAAAATGTGGGCTACGTGTCGCCTAATGAACCGCCTATGCGACAGAGAGCTTCATTAGATTCCCACAAGTTTTCAAACGTAGATAATGCCCTTGCAAATAAGTTAAGCGAAATGAGACTGCGATTGGATGAGACGACCAAAAGTTTACAGTGTGAAAAAGATCAGAAAGCATTCCTTCTAGCGAAAATCGAAAATCTTACCGCTGAGTTACATAACACTAAAATGGAACTAACACACAACGACCGGACATTGGGTTCGGATTCTAGTCATAGTGAAGTCGAAAAGTTGCAAAATGAATTGCAAGACGAAATAGCCGCTAAGCAAGTTTTAGAAGAAAAAATTGCAGAGTACAAAATGGAAGTCGAACGACTCAAGTCAGAAAACAATATACAGTGGAGTAAAAGGGAACTGTTGGAAACGGAAAGCATAGCTATATTGCGAGAGAATAAGAAATTGTACAGTCAAGTTTGCGAACTCAGAGAGcaaatacacaaattaaatagaatatccGACGGCAGCGCTTATGGGATACCCTTCACCGATCATAATAATAGTAGATTGGACTCGAACGTCCTGTATGTAAGGAAAACTAGCGTCAGTCCACGCTCCCACGAATCTAGCAACGGATCGTCTGAAGCAAATTTAGCACATTACGAGACAAAAACGAATACATCAGGTGAAGACGACGAATTAGCAATAGTCGAAAGAAGTGAAAATGTCTAA